The Fibrobacter sp. UWR4 DNA segment CATCCATAGATGGCCAGAGAGTAGACCATTGTGATTCAACCGCAATTTTACCCAAGGCATTCAGGAGCCATTCATCACTGGCAGCGATTTTCTGGATGGACATGACAAAAAGACGTCCACAGGCATCCGCATCGGGCAAGGCACGATGTGCACGACTTCTGGGAATATCCAATTCCTGCACCAAGGTATCCAGGCGGTGGTTAGGAATGTTCTGATAGGCAATGCGTGAAACCGTCAGGGAATCCCATACCATGTGATTCTCAAAGGACACGCCGACCTTCTGGAATGTCTGGGTCAAAAACTTGGAATCAAAATTGGCGTTATGGGCAACAACGGGAAGTTCTCCAATAAAATTGAAGATTTTAGCAGCCAGTGCAGAAAACGGTTCGGCGGTTTCCAAGTCAGCCTTACTAATTCCGGTCAAATTTTCAATGAAGGGACGAAGCGTTGCTGTTGTCGGCTTTACCAGATAGTCCACGGATTCTGTCGGCTCGCCATTTTCAAAACGAACAAGGGCCACCTCAATGATTTCATCCTTTTCAAAATCAAGGCCTGTTGTTTCCAAGTCAATCGCCACAAAACTGGGAATCTTTTCCATCATATCCTCACAACCAAAACTTAAGGCAAAGCCGGCAATTTCAGGTTCATTCTTATTAGGTTATTATCACCATTCTTCAACTTCAACGTATCATTATAGGCGCGCCATGCAGAACCAAATCTAAAGGGATTTACAGAGCCACCATCTGGAATCAGCTTGCCCTCTTCTGGATAGAAATAATCCATAAAGTAATTACCTTCTACCAATTCCCTCACAATAAATCCGCCCGCCTCAGTACACTCGCGAACAATGTACTTACCCGTTTCAGGAGAATAAAGACGAACAACAGCTCCCGGGCGGCCAGCAGGAATAGCCCCCATCAAGGTCGCCTGTTTCAACTTTTTCACAGTTTCGAAACGGAGCAGATTCCTATACTTCAATTCTATCACGGTATCTCGGATACCATTGCTATCGGCAGCGGCAAGAGTCGTATCCTTATAGCCCATCAGGAAATTTATGACAGCGTCCGTAGGCCAGGGATCCTTCTTATCGATCATGAAGCGAACAGGATCCACCTGGGAAATTTCCACCTGACTAGTATCCTTGCCAATGGCGAAATAGAAGGTCTGTTCAACAGAGTCCAGCTTAGGCTTATTGAACAGCACCACCAAGGAATCATCGGGGAATGGATTCTTGGCAGAAGACAACAATCTAGCCTCGCTTACGGCGGAAGGCATCGTATCAGATTTCATTTCCTGCCATTCCAGCTGAGCCTCGTTACGCAAAGTATCCAACGTACGGAACAAGGAATCCTTTGCGGACTTGCATATAAACTTATACTGGGTTTCCTTTACAGGGGCGGGGTCGAAGAAGAACTGGGGCTTTTCGGACTTAGGAGACTTGTAGACCAGGCGGGGGTATAGTTCCGTGTTATCCGGGCCCTGCAAATAGCAGTTGGACGTATCCTTAAAAAGGGAGTCAAAATACACGGGCCTTGTAAAAGTCGCTTCCAGAATATTGGCATAAGGCTGGCTCACCGATTCCATTTCCAGATGGGTGGAATCCATATCGGCAATGGCAATCCAGATTGTATCCTTCCAATCTTCAGTCAACACAAGATCCCCGGTCCAGATTCCCACATGTTCCGTAGCAAGTTCGATTTTCTGGTTACCGTTTCCATCGGCAAAGGCAACCACACGGTAGCGACCCGGTTTAAGCCCTGTCAAAAGGAAGTTACCCACGCTATCAGCACGAGTCACATAGAGAGGAGGTTCCTTCAGCAACTGCGGGAGGGAATCCAGCTGGTTGGTAGTCGTATCCTTGTACTTTTCCAGATAGCGGCGACCCTTACGTTCCTCCCCCATTAGGAAAAGTCCAACACTGGGATACTCCTTCTTCTTGGCCATGGCTTCCGTCACCAACACTCGGCCAGGAACCGTCAGAGAG contains these protein-coding regions:
- a CDS encoding Ig-like domain-containing domain — its product is MSILLFACATQEAPKGGPEDKHPPRVAGVYPAPNTTNHPNELYVKLEFDEWINGAIPRSAVSISPPIEKKLRFEVTGKTLELTSRAELDTGTTYTVTFAGGIKDLRGNALAKPFQVVFSTGAVIDSLTVPGRVLVTEAMAKKKEYPSVGLFLMGEERKGRRYLEKYKDTTTNQLDSLPQLLKEPPLYVTRADSVGNFLLTGLKPGRYRVVAFADGNGNQKIELATEHVGIWTGDLVLTEDWKDTIWIAIADMDSTHLEMESVSQPYANILEATFTRPVYFDSLFKDTSNCYLQGPDNTELYPRLVYKSPKSEKPQFFFDPAPVKETQYKFICKSAKDSLFRTLDTLRNEAQLEWQEMKSDTMPSAVSEARLLSSAKNPFPDDSLVVLFNKPKLDSVEQTFYFAIGKDTSQVEISQVDPVRFMIDKKDPWPTDAVINFLMGYKDTTLAAADSNGIRDTVIELKYRNLLRFETVKKLKQATLMGAIPAGRPGAVVRLYSPETGKYIVRECTEAGGFIVRELVEGNYFMDYFYPEEGKLIPDGGSVNPFRFGSAWRAYNDTLKLKNGDNNLIRMNLKLPALP